The following coding sequences lie in one Rutidosis leptorrhynchoides isolate AG116_Rl617_1_P2 chromosome 4, CSIRO_AGI_Rlap_v1, whole genome shotgun sequence genomic window:
- the LOC139843699 gene encoding dihydroorotate dehydrogenase (quinone), mitochondrial, with translation MSARIVSRFMKECLTKRMKSMAVSAATPRNYSSSSAAAASVKPNIPNSSKKGRLLTGGTIGLVIAGGAYASTVDEATFSGWLFNATKVVNPLFALLDPEVAHRLAVSAAARGWVPREKRPDQPILGLEVWGRRFSNPIGLSAGFDKNAEAVEGLLGLGFGFVEVGSVTPIPQEGNPKPRIFRLREQGAIINRFGFNSEGIVAVAKRLGAQHGKRKLDETSSTSTSSGDEVKHGGKAGPGILGVNIGKNKTSEDAAADYVQGVHTLSQYADYLVINVSSPNTPGLRQLQGRKQLKDLVKKVQAARDEMQWGEEGPPPLLVKIAPDLSKQDLEDIAAVALALRLDGLIISNTTISRPEVVQSNPVSKEIGGLSGKPLFGLSTNILKDMYILTKGRIPLIGCGGVSSGEDAYKKIRAGATLVQLYTAFAYGGPALIPQIKAELAECLERDGFKSINEAVGADCR, from the exons ATGTCAGCTAGGATTGTGTCAAGATTTATGAAAGAATGTTTAACAAAGAGGATGAAATCAATGGCGGTTTCTGCTGCTACTCCCAGAAATTATTCTTCATCTTCTGCTGCTGCTGCTTCTGTTAAACCTAATATTCCTAATTCTTCTAAAAAG GGAAGATTACTAACAGGAGGCACTATTGGATTGGTTATAGCTGGGGGAGCTTATGCGAGCACTGTAGATGAAGCGACATTCAG TGGCTGGCTATTTAATGCAACAAAAGTTGTAAATCCGTTATTTGCGTTGCTGGATCCCGAGGTTGCTCATCGTCTAGCTGTCTCTGCTGCAGCCCGTGGGTGGGTCCCTAGAGAAAAGAGGCCAGATCAACCTATTCTCGGACTCGAAGTTTGGGGTAGGAGGTTTTCTAACCCAATTGGGCTCTCTGCTGGGTTTGATAAAAACGCGGAAGCCGTTGAAGGCTTACTTGGATTAGGGTTCGGTTTCGTCGAAGTTGGATCCGTAACTCCTATTCCACAAGAAGGCAATCCAAAGCCCCGTATATTCAGATTACGGGAACAAGG TGCCATAATAAACAGGTTCGGGTTTAATAGTGAAGGAATAGTTGCCGTTGCAAAACGACTGGGTGCCCAACATGGAAAACGAAAACTGGACGAAACATCGAGCACATCAACTTCTTCAGGTGACGAAGTCAAACACGGTGGGAAAGCGGGTCCCGGAATTCTCGGGGTTAACATTGGAAAGAACAAAACGAGCGAAGATGCTGCTGCAGATTATGTACAAGGCGTACATACATTATCCCAGTATGCCGACTACTTG GTAATTAATGTATCTTCGCCAAATACCCCTGGACTTCGCCAACTTCAAGGAAGAAAACAGTTAAAGGACCTTGTTAAAAAG GTTCAAGCAGCTCGTGATGAAATGCAATGGGGTGAAGAGGGCCCCCCTCCTTTGCTGGTCAAAATTGCTCCTGATTTGTCAAAACAAGATCTTGAAGATATTGCAgcg GTTGCTCTTGCTCTCCGGCTGGACGGTCTG ATTATATCAAATACAACCATTTCAAGGCCAGAAGTGGTGCAGAGCAATCCCGTATCAAAGGAAATTGGCGGACTTAGTGGGAAGCCACTTTTCGGTTTGTCAACCAACATCCTAAAGGACatgtatattttgacaaag GGAAGAATTCCTTTGATTGGCTGTGGAGGTGTGAGCAG TGGCGAGGATGCTTACAAGAAAATAAGAGCAGGAGCAACTCTTGTGCAGCTCTATACAGCTTTTGCTTATGGTGGGCCAGCCCTTATACCTCAAATAAAG GCTGAACTTGCTGAATGCTTAGAAAGGGACGGTTTCAAGTCCATTAATGAGGCAGTTGGTGCAGACTGCAGATAA